A window of Raphanus sativus cultivar WK10039 unplaced genomic scaffold, ASM80110v3 Scaffold2196, whole genome shotgun sequence contains these coding sequences:
- the LOC130505352 gene encoding uncharacterized protein At3g43530-like, which yields MQMKAKTMPVEMEKGKRKNQVVDDEEKGMLPKLHFPSSQYQKSLKLSGKCYIDSAIRTIQTILKAKEVEWFIEHPQFQHFFHIKNRKQKWMGMWVLVLRSACVAKKHELWFVVNGVAIRYSLRELGLISGLYCHEYPPNHERLGGTTFMNKYFGGKRVTYADLEKQMLAMKSKPSEDRKKMAVLFFLASILVGGRKSGEGASPVDSFFLSVVDDLDACLLAFEAIPSLRNHFREDVNGANSSCPRMCKMQYKRKSGTKEFSLKAVNDKLGNNTKDIESILVATAAEEELLETIGMDKESCWADDADDAAVDGWTKIIRKGKKQVFFEEQFRMDLESRTGQIEGPTNPIGGPSNNAQSGQANADSVEVSGTTPGAEALKAMEGRLMNAVRDAVRDAMKGVNEKVTLLSTQLGLLEEEVKSLRLSVPGSDNPAVQDDGDGSDNNESEEEDGSDNNEPEEEDGGDNNEPEEEDNNVEDAILEISKDVQREYGDVDMDDDDAEMYAHAAEVKLVGETVRSPIQLRSKAAAKEAEAEKEAAAKKKAAAKAAGKKKAA from the exons ATGCAAATGAAAGCGAAGACAATGCCAGTGGAAATGGAAAAGGGGAAGAGGAAGAATCAA GTTGTAGATGACGAAGAAAAGGGCATGCTACCGAAACTACACTTTCCTTCAAGCCAATATCAAAAGTCTTTAAAGCTTTCAGGAAAATGTTACATTGACTCGGCGATAAGAACTATTCAAACGATCCTGAAAGCGAAGGAGGTGGAATGGTTCATAGAGCACCCACAATTCCAGCATTTCTTCCATATTAAAAACCGAAAGCAGAAGTGGATGGGAATGTGGGTTCTCGTTTTGCGATCAGCTTGTGTTGCGAAGAAGCATGAGTTATGGTTTGTCGTTAATGGCGTCGCAATCCGATATTCTCTTAGAGAATTAGGACTCATTTCTGGACTATACTGCCATGAATATCCCCCCAACCATGAGAGGTTGGGTGGTACAACATTCATGAACAAGTATTTTGGAGGGAAAAGGGTAACATACGCTGACCTGGAGAAGCAGATGTTGGCGATGAAATCAAAGCCATCTGAGGATCGTAAGAAGATGGCCGTTCTGTTCTTCTTAGCCAGCATCCTTGTCGGAGGCCGAAAGAGTGGTGAGGGAGCATCACCTGTGGACAGTTTCTTCCTGAGTGTTGTTGATGACCTAGATGCGTGT TTGTTGGCCTTTGAGGCAATTCCAAGCTTGAGGAACCATTTCCGAGAAGATGTGAATGGTGCAAATAGTAGTTGCCCGCGGATGTGCAAGATGCAGTACAAACGGAAAAGTGGAACCAAGGAATTCAGTCTGAAAGCTGTGAACGATAAACTTGGTAATAATACAAAG GATATTGAGAGTATCTTGGTAGCAACAGCAGCTGAGGAGGAACTTCTGGAAACCATAGGAATGGACAAGGAGAGTTGTTGGGCCGATGACGCCGATGATGCAGCAGTTGATGGTTGGACGAAGATAATACGGAAAGGGAAGAAACAAGTTTTCTTTGAAGAACAGTTCCGCATGGATTTAGAGTCTCGCACAGGTCAGATTGAAGGTCCCACCAATCCTATCGGAGGACCATCGAATAATGCACAATCTGGTCAGGCTAATGCTGATTCGGTGGAGGTTAGTGGAACTACTCCTGGAGCTGAGGCTTTAAAAGCTATGGAAGGTCGGCTTATGAATGCAGTCAGAGATGCAGTTCGAGATGCTATGAAGGGAGTGAATGAAAAAGTCACTTTATTGTCTACGCAGCTAGGTCTGCTAGAAGAGGAAGTGAAAAGTCTTAGGTTGAGTGTTCCCGGAAGTGACAATCCGGCGGTCCAAGATGATGGTGATGGTAGTGACAATAACGAGTCGGAAGAAGAGGATGGTAGTGACAATAACGAGCCGGAGGAAGAGGACGGTGGTGACAATAACGAGCCGGAGGAAGAGGACAATAATGTTGAAGATGCCATTCTCGAAATTTCAAAGGATGTACAGAGGGAATATGGTGATGTTGacatggatgatgatgatgcggaGATGTATGCACATGCTGCGGAG